AGGGAACTCGAAGAGTTATTTGTCTGGTGACGGAGAAGGCAAGGGTGAGACCAAAGCGGTGGCGATCATCTAATCCAGAGTTGCATCATCTCAGATGATCGCTTAGGATTATCTTCTCTGAAGCTAGAGATTTTGTTCCTCACTTGGTGGTCGATAATGGAGAAGATGGAATCGACTGATCGAAACTGGTTCGAATGCAATCTGCTGTTTCTCTCATTCCAAAGCCAGTAGATCGTTGCCTGCCATCCAAGAATAGAGAGCGACTGGTTAGCAGATGATGATATTAGGGATGACATTTGGATCAGCGATCTCTCCCAAGTTCGATGAGGGTTTATCCTGCATCTACCGGCAACTATAGACCACATATCGAAAGAGAACCCACATTCCCAGTAGATATGATCACGCGATTCATTGGCAGTGTTGCAGAGGAGACAAAGAGGAGGGACTTGGAGGCCACAACCCAGCAGCCGGCCTCGTGTAGGTATCCTGTTTAGCGCCACCAGCCAAACGTGAAAGCTTTGTCTTGGGATGGTGCGAGTAGCCCATATTGCTCTAGTCCAAGTTACCACTTCCACGTTCTCTCTCAGGTAGTTGTAGACTTCTCCCGTACTGTATTTGTTTGCAACCTTTCCAAATATCTCCCACTCATAATAATTTGGATCTTCATTGAATTGGACGGTAGTGATAAAGGAGAGTACCTGAAGTTGGCGGTCCGTTCTTGCAGATGGGAGTGTCCAGTTCCCACCACAGTGTAGGGACGATAATGTTGCTCTTTTTGGAATACCTAGTCTTGATCTCCCTCCATCTAAGTAGTCCTGAAGTTTCCCATAGGGACTACAATTATCAATCCAAAACCTACAGCTTTCACCATTCTGGATTCTCAAGCGGATAAGAGGGTAAGCCACATCTTTAAGCTTTAGTAGTTTGTTTGTCATCCAAGAGAAGTTTTGAGAAGGGTTGGTTGTCCAGTAGTTAGATACTGATCCTTTGAGTATAACTTCTTTCAACCAGGACACCCATACCGAGTCAGGTCTGAAAAAGAGAAGCCAGATCAAGCGCAAACAGCAAGCCTTGTTCCAGATGATGAGATCTTTTACTCCCAGCCCACCCTCTTCCTTTGTCTTTGTCACAGTCGACCAAGCCACCCTAGCAGTGTTGTGGGCTTCAAGATCACCTCTCCATAAGAAGACACTACACATTGAGTTGATTTTTGCTACACACGCCTTTGGTAGAACAAACGAGGAGCACCAGAAGTTGGTAATCCCCGCGATCACTGTCTTTATAAGAAAGAGTCTCCCTGAGAATGATAGCGTTTTTGTTGACCATGAGGAGAATTTCATCTTGATTTGGTGCAGAAGAGGCTCACAGCTAGAAAGGGAGAGCTTCCTAGAGTTCATAGGGACTCCAAGATATCTGAAGGGTAAGTTTCCACAAACCATACCTGTAGATACTTGAATTCTATTTATTTCATCCTCAGACAGTCCAGATGCATAGAAACTTGTCTTCTGCATGCTTACAGCTAAACCCGATCGCTGTTCAAATTCTTTCAAGACCTGAAGAATACACTGGACTGACTCTATGTTCCCTTCTATGAAGATGAGAAGATCGTCAGCGAATGATAGATGAGTCAGCTTTATCTTCTTGCATTGCGAATGGTAATTTAGTCGAGACTGAGAAGCAACCTCATTAAGCATATGGGATAGACAGTTCATGGCAATCACGAAGAGGTAGGGAGATAGCGGATCTCCTTGCCTCAGCCCTCTAGTTCCTTTGAAGTACCCATTCACTGTACCATTATAACTGACCATGAAGGTTGTTGAGCAGATGCAGGAGCTCAGCCAATGTAGAACCATTTCAGGAACATCCAACCCTTGAAGACAGGAGAACAAGAAATCCCAGGAGAGAGTATCAAACGCCTTTGCTATATCAACTTTTATGGTAATTCTCTTCGCTCCTTTGTTCTTGTAGTACCCATTGATCAGTTCACTTGCTTCCCTGCACGAATGCAGTTTGGCTCGGCAGAATCAAAGTAGACAGTAGAGGCTTTAATCTTCTCACCAGTAGCCTCGAGATGACTTTGTAGATCGTATTTAAACAGGAGATGGGTCTAAACTCCCTTATGTTTGTTGCTCCAGGGAACTTCGGGACCAAGATGAGGATAGTGGCGTTTATAGAGTATGGCAAGAACCCCGAGGTGAAGAAATGCGTGACAGCAGTGATCACATCCTCCCCTACAGAGTCCCTTGCGGCCTTGAAAAATCCCGAGGTTAAGCCATCTGGGCCCGGAGCTTTGTTCGGGTTGAGCTTGAAAACCATCTTTCTTATCTCCTCTGGTGAAGGGATTAATGTCATTTGGGAGCACTGGGCCTGGGAGACCGTGTAGTTGTGGAGGCTAGCAAACCATTCAGGGGAGGAGGAGATGAGCGGAGGTTGATATGTTGGCCCCAAGACTGAGCGAAAGTGAGAGATTGCATGTTCACTCATTTCCAGAGGATCAGTGATCCATATTCCACAACCAGTTAGGAAAGCTCTGATGGCATTGTAGCTTGTGCGCACTTGACAAATCATGTGGAAGAAAGTGGTATTAAAATCTCCAGCTCTTAGCCAGTTAATTCTCGACCTCTGTCTGAAATATAACTCTTCGATCTCTCTTAGGAAATTCCATTTCTGATGCAGGTCCCTTTCTGCTTGGAAGTTTGTGGAAGTTGGATCTTGCAACGCCTGAACCTGCACAAGTTGTAGCAAACTGTGAGTGTTTGTAactctctcttgaatttttgaGTAGTTCTctctattaattatttttaaatcactcTTTATTTGTTTGAGCTTCCAACACAACTGAGAGAGAGTTTGACAGACACTTCCAGCATGAATCCAAGCGTCCTTTACCAACTGAGCAAACCCCGGGTGTTTGGTAAGATAATTCTGGAACTTATAGGGATAGGTACCAGCTTTGGGTAGGCTTAAGGCTAGGTTTAGGAGGCAGGGACAATGGTCAGATAGGTCAGGGGGGAGGAAGGAGGCGACGACATTAGGATAAGCAGCAATGGTGTTGCTGTTGACAAGTAGACGATCTAGTTTTTTTGCTACTGGGCTATCTGGTTGATTATTTTTCCATGTATGACACGGTCCCAGGTAGCGCAAATCGAAGATGCCCGCTTGTAGAAAGCAGTCTTGCATTTGATACATTAGATTGTCTGTGTAGTCAACAGCAGGGTTTGAGTGTTCTAGAGGGAACATTATTTGATTGAGATCACCACCCACCACCCAATTTTTGCTTTCGAGATCCAGAGAGGCATGAATCTGAGGCAGATCATTCCAAAGATCAGCTCTTTCGTCACTCTGGTTTGAGGCATAGATAGCAGTGTAAATGATGGGGGGAAGGTTTGGGATGGTTATCAGACAGGTAAGATGTTGTCTCGATTGGGCTAACAACTGGACATCAAGTGGGTCTTTCCAGATGAGAACAATTCGACCATTTGGGTCAGATAGATGGTTCGAGAGGAATTTCCAACCAGGGCAAATCATAGAGAGAATAGGGCTAAGAAATGGTTCTTTTATATGAGTTTCTAAGAGGGCACAAAAAAGGGGGTTTTTGAGCATATAACCAATCTACAAGGGGTTTATGCTTGTCCGGGTCATTTAGACCTCgaacattccaaaaaaaaagttttacacTCATTGGGAGGAGTTGGGAGGGACCTCAGGAAAAGGTGGCCCTCGGgaaccaaaataaaaagaagaagtagAGAGGTTAAGGTCATttgttttagggtttgggttaggTTGAGGAATGATGGGTAGTGAAGGAGGGTCAAGAGAGGCAGTGAAGGGATTGGAAGTGGTGGTAGAGGGGGGGGGGATAAGATTGGTGAGGATCGAGATCGTTTTAACGGTGGCCTGGTTGGATGATTTGGGGGTGGAGAAAATCTCAGAACTAGTCGAGGGAAAGGCAGGAAGAGAGGGTAGAGGGAGAAAGTTAAGGTCATGGGGTTCAGGTGATTTCAGAAGATGAGATTTTTGAGAGGTGAGGGGGATATGTTTAGTAACTGATAGAGAAGGGTCTCTGGTGAGGGGTTGATATTTTTTCTGGTTTTTTCGAGAGGCTTTTGATGGGGTGAAAGTAGACTGGGTGGGATTGTCCTTTCTAGAGCTATCTTTGCTCGTGGAAGGGTCTTTTTGTTTAGTGGGTGAGGCAGTTTCTTTTGTTGGTGCAGGAGGAGTGTAGGTGAGGCAATTACGCGTGATGCGTGCCCAAGCTCATGGCAGTGGGCGCAAGTTGGAGGGACCCATGGGTAGTGTACTTGGACTTCAACTATTTCACCAAATTCTCTCTCAAATTCGACCACTGGAGGAAGAGGGAGAGTGAGATCAACCTCAACTTTCACATGAGAGATCGATAGGCTAACCATATTCTTTGTAAACTCATCTGTCTCTTTTGGCTCACCTATTAAGCCCGCTACCAAGCTTAACCCTTCATCATAGCGGAGATCAAGTGGTACTCCAGTGAGGTGCGCCCATATCTGGATCGCTTTAAGTGGTGGTGTAGTCATAGAGTGGTTGGAGTTCCACGGAGCAGTATGAAACATTGATTCCCCAACATACCAAATGTTCTTCTCCAAGATCTTCTGCCTGAGGTAAGCGCTTTGGATCCGCACTATAACAGATTGGTTAAGTGGGTTGTTATGAATCTTGAGTTTCTTCCCTTTTCCCCACATGTAATTAAATACACTTTGTATTTGATTAAAAAGGAGAGACTTCCCATTGAAGTAACAAATGATGAAGTCCTTATGGATTTCTGCTCCTTTTTTGAAGACAGAGTCGGGAATAACTACACGGGGGCGGCCAGAGGGAGCTATAGTTACCGGAGCCAGACGTTTGAGAGACATATCAGCAGAGGCACGGAGCTTTTCCAGTAAGGTTTGTTTTGTTGCATAGGTTTTTTCTGGTTTACTAGTTGAGGCTGAGTTTTGGGTAGTAGAATTTGTCGGTAGGGTTTGGTCAGTAGAGGTGGCTATGTTGTTTGGGTTAACTGGGGGATCATGGGCGTTAAGGATTTGAGTTGTGTGGATAGGGTCTTTTTCAGAGTTCTGAAGTTGTATTGTAGTAGATCCAGATCTGGACTCCGGTACAGTGCCAACAGTTGGTAAAGCAGTGTTCTGTTGCTCGATTTCCATTGATATGGTTTCCGAGCTGACGGTAGTAGGGGGCTTCTCCTTTTCAGAAGGAACAGCAATGGTGAGGAGAGTAGAATTTCGACGGGAACTCTTGCGAGAGCCTGTGAAATCAGTTTTGGATGAGGTTTCAGCTAAGATTGGGAAGTCAACAAGGGACAACGGAGAGGAGGGATCAGGGGGGAggacgggggggggggggggggggttcacCAGGGGCAAACGCCGGAGGATTCATGCCGGAAACGACGCCAGGGACTTTCCAAACAGATTGCATCGGGAAGCGTGTCAGAGAGGTTTTTTGACACTCTTAATACctttaaatatagttttaaacaTTCCTAAACATGCATTATACAAATGGTTGAGAATTGGTTGAGAATTATTATTCTTTATCGGTTATCTAAACATGCATTATACAAATGGAAAGTTTAATATTACTGCGTTTTATTCAATGAGACGTTAGTGTGTCGGTTGGATTCGTTGATGCATCTCAACTGAGAATTTGAGAATTGCATTTGCCTTTTCGTTGTTTATTATAGTCAAATTATTAGTCAAAAGctacgttgcacggaagcttcattAGACGTAcgcttcccgcttcggaaccggaatcggaatcggaaccttgtggaagcttaCGGAATCTCGGTTCCAAAACgcttctaaaatattctctttaaaaacacgttggaagcttacgattccattttggaatcacgcttccattctttaaaaaaaaacacaatatcttatatcaataaaaatataaaattttaattttaatttatataaaatccaaattttaatagtattgaatagattgaatagaaatataaaacaattaaaattaatactataaattatctttatgcattgagatatttattaaagataaatcatatattcaaatatattatgtcaattaattataaagtaataaaaataattaatataataatttaatttatgtgtattttacagttttaatacaaaatcatataattattataaatataaatgatttattttaaatttaaatcatataatttttagttctagattttttaaaaagattcttatatatgtatatatatatacatacgttTCCAAtacgtacccgcttcctaatttttttaaaaatctcgcTTTTGCGCTTCCatacgcttccgcttccacgtacccgctcccgtttccatgtaacataggtcAAAAGACTCAAAGCAGACCATCAATTAATCATCATCACCCTTTCTTTCTGCTCAGACACATTAGTTTATGAAAATCATTATCGAAAGTGGAAACTCTctttttattataacaaattattatttacaaaGTCACTTCAAATATTCATTTAGAAAATCTAACAGGACCTCTTTCGAATCCTGAAATTCTCGTATGAATCTCTATCTATCCATCAATCATGTTTTCGTTTTTGTTCACTGCATGCGGCTGTGGTACTCatgattattaatattattattttatgacaCGATGGCTAGAATATTTGGAAAATTTTGATCTTATGGATCCTGTATAGGGCTTATGATTGACAAAAGAGTTTCCAATAATTGCTGCTATGATCCCTTTCTAAGGCATGCATAGAAatagcaacaacaacaaaacattaGTGGACTAAAAGTGGAGTAGAAACCAATATTGAATAGGAAGATAGTTGCTAATATTTATTAACTGATTAGGAATAATAATTGTAGTAATTTCACCAATCAAAAGAAACACCGAGGTTCAagacacaaaaacaaaataagagagtactaaaccctaaaccgctATAACACTTCTATTTCTCTCCGTAATACTTTTCATTCTTATTTTCATCTAGCCGTTGAATATATCATTGGTTATAACTATTTAAATCCACTGGatgtttagtttaatataaGAATTTGGTGCATACAAAAtagttaagtttttatttttcatctaGCCGTTGAATTTATCAATGGTTATAACTATTTAATCCACtggatatttaatttaatataagaaTTTGGTGCACACAAAATAATTAAGTGAAAATGTTGCCCAAAAAAGACTTATCATTTCCCATTTTCACTGCTGAAATCTACTTgattaatttttctcaaatccagAAATAAATTATAACTGTGATGGCAACCACAAGGTggaattagaaaaagaaaacataatccaACTCCAAATCTAAAGCCACTATTATTAGAATCTAGAGACAATGGTTGGCGGTTGTTAACACTATTAATTTATTCAGTTATTATTGAATCTTAATATTCTTGGAATCAATGATTAGAAGACTATAGATCATATATTACCAGATGCACCAAcgattattaatattataaaatactgaGGCTCATATACCTTTGCTAATTTGATATTTATGATAAATTTGGAGTTCTTATTAAGGAATTTTATCTTCAAACTTCGAATGTTTTACCCTAATTTAAAGCTACAACTCTAGTTGGTATAGTTCTAAAAAGTAGGAAAGGACCCGCAATGtacaatgaaaaaataaaatgtcttgTTGGGTTTTGTAGTTTAGCTGAGAGGCAGAGAAACTCATCAGAGTTTGCTTCCTTTTCACGTCTTTAAAGACATCGATTGATTGATGGGTTTGATGGATTCTCGATTTCTTCCTATTTTTTTCTCCACGACAATATCCAAAGTTACTTCCCCACATTtaaattgtatttataaattttacataataatGATAGATGTACTCGTGAACAGGTGCCGTCGCCCAGTTGTAAGATGGACCTGTGAATTTATTAATTTCTGTCCAAAATTAATAGCGTCTACCTATATTTGATAGTATAAAAAGCTTTTAAAATCTTGTTATCCGTTTTAGTATTAATTGCGATAATACGTTCTTGTAACTATCTTTTTCCAACTTAAATGTAATAATTTCAAACTCACATAACAACAACTtaaatgtaataaaattatttcaaacttAGACCTTttgaccagaaaaaaaaaacttagaccTCAATcgcatatgaaatttttttagaacACATAAAAAGCAaagaattgctttgattttggcatagataaatttatatttggGCCTAAATAGATGAAACCAGTTAGATTATGGGCTTAAGATAGAAATATATACATGATAAACTACACAGGCTTGCAGATAATCACCATCGACTAGTTACATAAAATCATTTAAGTTCCATAATCGTCATTTTATTGTATTGCTACCTCAAATTCACTACTCGTGACGTAGACTATATATATTTGGTgtgtatatatcatatatattcacATGCTAAcccataataataatataacccccccccccccccccccccccccccaaaggaaaaaaaaggatTCAACATTGATGTTCATCAATATTTAAATGCATTTAACATCCAAACGATCATATTTTATATAGCTGCCTGAAAGGCTGCAGACACCAGTAACCaaacaaattatttaataaagggAAAAGGAAACTTCATAATCCACATGCCTAGCCATCGCTCTACAAGTTAATTTCCACTCTAAAAGAGTACAATAATATGATAACTCCAAATAATCAGTAGAATATGTATACAAcccccctatatattaaagcaATCATACAATGAACACCACTTctgcatattaaaaaaaaaaaactataaacagttaaactataataaaatagtatCCTTCAATTATTAGTACCCTAACTTCTCTCAAACATTCACGCATAACTATGATCCAAGTTTAAGTATTAAAACAGCAAGGGAAGTAAGAGCCTGGATAATATCTCATCATAATATAGTATAATTCACAATGTTGCTAATCACGCAAAAAACTAGTTATCTTGTTTGTTAATTATTAGCATAAACGACCATTTATTCGTTAAAAAAaccaatatataaaacataactaTGTATCCTAGCCTAGGTCTCGCTACTCAccaatgaaaaataatattatatatatacatcccatcataaaataaataacacaatGCATTTATAAATGTTTGCTAGAAAAATTTCTAGCTTATTATAATGTATTCttaccacacacacacacacataatgACAATAtagaaagatagagagagatgaaTAGATGGAACACACACACAATTTATATACTCTCTCACATGTTACCTCCTTGCTGATTATGACCATTGTTCCAAGGAAGAAAAGTCCCACACGACCCTCCGGTACCACGACTGGCCCCGGGAAGCCTATAAACCGGGTTTACCTGCTGCGGCTGCTGTGGAAGTGGCTGAGGCTGAAACACCAAGTCGACGACGTTACTAGGTGTTGAAGTGGACAGACCGTAGTGAACCAAGTCAGCATTAGCTGCGTCGAGCTCCTTCTGAAGCCTATGGACTTGTCTCTGGAGATAAGAGATGGCTCCAACGCAGCCATAGACAGGATCACGAACACGTGCCTCGGCCTCATAGGCTAAGGAGTTGACTGCGTCTTCACGCTGGTGAGGGAGGAGTTCGTTGAGGAGCTTAGTGACGTTGCTCGCTCCGAAGATTTTGTGGACGTTGGCGAACTTGTGTGGCTCCTCCGGTGGGAAATATGGTGCGAATATGCATCCCGGCATGCATTTGCGGCGAAGAAACTTGCACGCGGCGCATGGTGAGTTATATGTATTTGATGATGACGACGCCAtgtctttttgaatttttagacCTAATATTAAGTTTTCAAACATTTTAGCATtagaaagaagaagttaaaacacacacataccAACACATAAACATATACAAATACTTTGAATGTTCTAAAAAGGTTTCATCAAGAAGTTGTGTTCTTCTATGTTAtacttaaaaacataaaaacaaattcGATTACTTAGATCTTTATCTGAATTTCTgctattttcttcatttattttccGTTCCacgtttttctttatatatatgacaaagGCATATAAACATATAGAGATACAAACGTACACATGCAAGGTAAACGTAGAAAAGGGCATAATATGTCCAACATCGAATCTAAGGAAATGAacacaaattttatatttacaaaaccTAAAGGTCTATAAACTGAAGATTAACAACCAGGACATGCTGGTAAATTTAACAACCAATTGGGTTTTGTacttgatgtttttgtttttgcgtTTAGTACCAATCTgtcacttttaaaaaaaaaaaacataaaaatttggactcttcaaaaaaaaaaaatataaaacctcACTAACATAACATATAAAGCTTATTaagtataatttttataattttttgaagtaagctttatatatttttaagctACTACATAAAGATCGTGATTAGGATACCTGGTCTAATTTAAATATAGACGAACATCACATAGCCAAAAAATGATTATTACATATCATTGCTTCTTAACGAATCTCTCTAAAAATGATTGAAGAAATTGATTTAAAATGGAATCTAGTAAATTTCTTCTACCAGAATTTTCTTAACAGAGTATATACGTGGCTAAGACATATATATGGATCAGTTAAAACTCGATTCAAACTGCATGAGACTAGAAGTGTTTGTACAACTCCTTTGACAAACAAAACAGTCTATCGTTTTATGTCAGATCAATGAATTTTTGTGTCTCTCTGTATATATATCAACATTACTTATAATTATACTAGCTTTATGTTTTGTTCAATGCAAATATATAGTACAATTTGCACCCAAAAAATATATGTAGTACATAAtttactttgatttttctttttcgaTTCAATTGAGCTCTTATGTGCTTTaccatcttcatcatcttcatctctcTCCTCAACCCTAGctttgttaataaaaaaaactaataaacctGAAAGGAAAACCCAGTAAGGATTCTTTAAATTCTATTCGGAACCCCCAAAAATTGATTAAACTTGATCATAGAAAATTCAAGTTTCTATTTCCCTCTCTTTTTGCTCCTCCTTATCCTTGTCGAGATGAAACAATTAATTCCACTAACCTCAAATTAATCCTaattttgatatgtatatagaaACTTTAGATCTGATATTAATTAGGTCATCGCAAACTGGAGACTGTTGTAATGAAAATTCAATTAACACATGTATTTTACTAGTATCTTTTTCTCATATGCTAGAGTAGAACTTCAAAAGATCAGTGTACAGAAATGTCAAAGTGGgttatataacaaatataagCAATCGAACATGAAGCATAGGAAAACAAACATAGTATAGAAATTAACGATTATCTTTGATGATCGGAAGCTATGCTACATCTAGGAGTTTATTTAGATACAAATATACATACACATATCAAAGCGTGTATagagatataaatatatatacctaCCTTTAGATCTTTAGGTTCTTTGAGGATCTAAGTGTATCTTTCTTCCTCTTTCAATGGCTTTTTCTTACCTTTGAAATTTGTTTCCAAAGTAGATGTAATAGGCTTAACTCTTTAGTCAATGGGAGGGATAATTTAGGTGCACAGCCCTCTCAGAGAAAGgggaaaccctaatttcaagaAGAATTGAGAAAGATTTGTATAGAGGCTGAGAATTTAAAGAAACCaaacaaccaaataaaaatgtaaaaattgaaaaagaaaattttagtggagaagaaggaga
The nucleotide sequence above comes from Brassica napus cultivar Da-Ae chromosome A9, Da-Ae, whole genome shotgun sequence. Encoded proteins:
- the LOC106364119 gene encoding protein LATERAL ORGAN BOUNDARIES-like; translated protein: MASSSSNTYNSPCAACKFLRRKCMPGCIFAPYFPPEEPHKFANVHKIFGASNVTKLLNELLPHQREDAVNSLAYEAEARVRDPVYGCVGAISYLQRQVHRLQKELDAANADLVHYGLSTSTPSNVVDLVFQPQPLPQQPQQVNPVYRLPGASRGTGGSCGTFLPWNNGHNQQGGNM
- the LOC125577991 gene encoding uncharacterized protein LOC125577991, producing MQSVWKVPGVVSGMNPPAFAPGSRKSSRRNSTLLTIAVPSEKEKPPTTVSSETISMEIEQQNTALPTVGTVPESRSGSTTIQLQNSEKDPIHTTQILNAHDPPVNPNNIATSTDQTLPTNSTTQNSASTSKPEKTYATKQTLLEKLRASADMSLKRLAPVTIAPSGRPRVVIPDSVFKKGAEIHKDFIICYFNGKSLLFNQIQSVFNYMWGKGKKLKIHNNPLNQSVIVRIQSAYLRQKILEKNIWYVGESMFHTAPWNSNHSMTTPPLKAIQIWAHLTGVPLDLRYDEGLSLVAGLIGEPKETDEFTKNMVSLSISHVKVEVDLTLPLPPVVEFEREFGEIVEVQVHYPWVPPTCAHCHELGHASRVQALQDPTSTNFQAERDLHQKWNFLREIEELYFRQRSRINWLRAGDFNTTFFHMICQVRTSYNAIRAFLTGCGIWITDPLEMSEHAISHFRSVLGPTYQPPLISSSPEWFASLHNYTVSQAQCSQMTLIPSPEEIRKMVFKLNPNKAPGPDGLTSGFFKAARDSVGEDVITAVTHFFTSGFLPYSINATILILVPKEASELINGYYKNKGAKRITIKVDIAKAFDTLSWDFLFSCLQGLDVPEMVLHWLSSCICSTTFMVSYNGTVNGYFKGTRGLRQGDPLSPYLFVIAMNCLSHMLNEVASQSRLNYHSQCKKIKLTHLSFADDLLIFIEGNIESVQCILQVLKEFEQRSGLAVSMQKTSFYASGLSEDEINRIQVSTGMVCGNLPFRYLGVPMNSRKLSLSSCEPLLHQIKMKFSSWSTKTLSFSGRLFLIKTVIAGITNFWCSSFVLPKACVAKINSMCSVFLWRGDLEAHNTARVAWSTVTKTKEEGGLGVKDLIIWNKACCLRLIWLLFFRPDSVWVSWLKEVILKGSVSNYWTTNPSQNFSWMTNKLLKLKDVAYPLIRLRIQNGESCRFWIDNCSPYGKLQDYLDGGRSRLGIPKRATLSSLHCGGNWTLPSARTDRQLQVLSFITTVQFNEDPNYYEWEIFGKVANKYSTGEVYNYLRENVEVVTWTRAIWATRTIPRQSFHVWLVALNRIPTRGRLLGCGLQVPPLCLLCNTANESRDHIYWECGFSFDMWSIVAGRCRINPHRTWERSLIQMSSLISSSANQSLSILGWQATIYWLWNERNSRLHSNQFRSVDSIFSIIDHQVRNKISSFREDNPKRSSEMMQLWIR